The proteins below come from a single Mya arenaria isolate MELC-2E11 chromosome 8, ASM2691426v1 genomic window:
- the LOC128244785 gene encoding AN1-type zinc finger protein 1-like → MSGAGLKRNLKRIMAELPNLGKHCNFASCKQLDFLPFTCDGCTRTFCSEHRVKDIHGCTAENVVAASGEYKGEKGYSCSVADCKNRELTPIWCMKCQLSFCLSHRHAQDHQCSKLGTNKTDTNISKTAEHVNKILETKKAAPKKSKPLNAKASKTAARVALMKMKMTAVGDGSCPEEERLYLKVLPPQGSNTQSQTMFFSKVWSVGRVIDNISDRLKLTNNNNVENAKKLRLFSTLTGDLYPTDCDVGSLLQGELLYSGSSVILEYVDNDCTCISDLTLYSAS, encoded by the exons ATGTCAGGAGCTGGCCTAAAAcgaaatttaaaaagaataatggCAGAACTACCTAATTTAGGGAAACATTGCAACTTTGCTAGTTGTAAACAACTCG ATTTCCTGCCATTTACATGCGACGGATGCACAagaacattttg tTCAGAACATCGAGTGAAAGATATCCATGGATGCACTGCA gAAAATGTAGTAGCAGCAAGTGGAGAATATAAGGGAGAGAAGGGCTACTCATGCAGTGTAGCAGATTGTAAAAACAGGGAACTAACTCCAATCTGGTGCATGAAAtgtcagctgtcattttgtttgag TCATCGTCATGCACAGGACCACCAATGTAgtaaactgggaacaaataaaacAGACACAAACATTTCCAAAACTGCAGAACATGTCAACAAAATCTTAG AAACAAAGAAAGCAGCCCCAAAGAAAAGCAAGCCTCTGAATGCCAAAGCCTCGAAGACAGCAGCGCGGGTGGCATTGATGAAGATGAAGATGACTGCAGTAGGAGATGGGAGCTGCCCGGAGGAAGAGAGACTCTATTTGAAGGTCCTCCCACCTCAGGGCTCAAACACACAATCGCAAACCATGTTCTTCTCCAAG GTGTGGAGTGTTGGAAGGGTGATCGATAACATATCAGACAGACTGAAActtacaaacaacaacaatgtggAAAATGCCAAG AAGCTGCGTCTGTTCTCCACATTGACAGGGGACCTGTACCCGACAGACTGTGATGTAGGCTCCCTCCTGCAGGGGGAGCTCCTGTATAGCGGCTCCAGTGTCATCCTGGAGTATGTGGACaatgattgtacatgtattagtGATCTCACGCTGTACAGCGCCAGCTGA
- the LOC128244480 gene encoding solute carrier family 49 member 4 homolog, translated as MENCKETNPLLENLNHVTGFVKATNHGVGKNVSSAGVFSGETRVYRRRWWVMFLFCFVGCVESMIWNTWGPVAAAAEVGLGWKDGNVATVVNLANISYLIVAIPMCMLMDTKGLRFAMLLSASLLVFGSAIRCISLDPLAITTTSYICGLIQGISASVPFSGPSLLAAVWFPPQQRPVATAVGSFCNYLGVSMSFIAGPYLVPDPFYSCTNVSIDNTNTTPSNLSIKSSLETVLNSSECSVENISEIRAGITYLLYFHAGTMVVALVLLILYFPAKPPRPPSISASIQRTDYKEAMATILKNGPLWLVAIAGALPIGIVGTWIAILDVVLKPIGVLQKDAGWIGFWHTLTGCFSGIFIAKFSDLFNRRRKLFLMLLFVCAAGCAIWFALLTKGTIPYDLAQLYAAGILLGVFINGTTPLFYDISAEASYPVAEGVTGGFYTSINNVFGVVFLSLVSAPALGTAWMNWAVLAAILVALPLLAVFPETYKRTDIDLNRNTLIG; from the coding sequence ATGGAAAACTGCAAAGAAACAAACCCATTATTAGAAAATCTAAACCATGTGACGGGATTTGTAAAAGCTACAAACCATGGCGTTGGAAAGAACGTGTCTTCCGCGGGTGTCTTTTCCGGAGAGACACGGGTGTACCGTCGCCGCTGGTGGGTAATGTTCCTGTTTTGCTTTGTCGGATGCGTGGAATCCATGATCTGGAATACGTGGGGACCCGTGGCCGCCGCGGCGGAAGTCGGGCTTGGGTGGAAAGACGGAAATGTCGCCACGGTGGTCAACCTGGCTAACATCAGTTATTTGATCGTCGCTATACCCATGTGCATGTTGATGGACACCAAAGGTCTCCGATTCGCCATGTTGCTTAGCGCCTCGCTACTGGTTTTCGGCAGTGCCATCCGATGTATATCGCTGGACCCTTTGGCCATTACCACCACCTCGTACATATGTGGGCTAATACAGGGGATCTCGGCCTCTGTGCCATTCTCAGGCCCGTCCTTACTGGCAGCTGTCTGGTTTCCGCCCCAACAGCGACCCGTCGCCACCGCCGTCGGTTCGTTCTGCAACTACCTGGGTGTTTCGATGTCGTTCATCGCTGGACCTTACTTAGTTCCGGACCCGTTCTACTCGTGCACGAATGTATCCATTGACAATACAAATACCACGCCATCGAATTTAAGTATAAAGAGTTCATTAGAAACTGTGCTTAATAGCTCTGAATGTAGCGTAGAAAATATTTCCGAGATTCGAGCCGGTATTACGTACTTGCTTTATTTTCATGCGGGGACAATGGTGGTGGCTCTTGTGTTACTTATTCTGTACTTTCCAGCAAAGCCACCTCGTCCGCCTAGTATATCAGCATCGATTCAGCGTACAGATTACAAGGAGGCTATGGCCACCATATTAAAGAACGGCCCTCTGTGGTTAGTAGCTATTGCTGGTGCCCTTCCTATTGGTATAGTCGGCACATGGATAGCTATACTTGATGTCGTGTTAAAACCCATTGGAGTGCTACAAAAGGACGCCGGATGGATTGGTTTCTGGCATACTTTAACCGGATGTTTCTCTGGAATATTTATAGCCAAATTTTCTGACTTATTTAACCGGCGTCGAAAACTATTTCTGATGCTGCTGTTTGTATGTGCGGCCGGATGTGCCATATGGTTTGCCCTGTTAACCAAGGGGACTATACCCTACGACCTGGCGCAGCTGTACGCTGCGGGGATTCTCCTAGGAGTCTTCATTAACGGGACCACGCCGCTCTTTTACGATATATCGGCGGAGGCATCCTACCCGGTGGCGGAAGGCGTCACCGGCGGATTTTATACGTCTATCAACAACGTGTTCGGTGTCGTATTTCTGTCGCTGGTATCCGCTCCAGCCCTGGGAACGGCCTGGATGAACTGGGCGGTTCTCGCAGCCATCCTGGTAGCGCTGCCACTCCTGGCGGTCTTTCCGGAGACATACAAACGGACCGACATCGATCTTAATCGTAATACACTCATTGGATAG
- the LOC128242090 gene encoding transmembrane protein 180-like, with amino-acid sequence MQRSARSINSRIFALAALNMGFGMISSSFGFYYVKVFLNIYHIQEGWFQVAQTLFLIWNAINDPLFAYLQDSTNFRFTKTRRESVLYAAPLFALSYLVPWFSWGDPVTMAPWVTGMHLIVALCFWDTMFTYVGLAACCLFTEISKDENERLRMVKYGQIGSVLGSSSILILQYMSDQLENFQAFQNTCIVIAIISCLLMRYCGKHAHTAQDIEHQDQVQKGNTPELKSQEFSYFMLSKQIMLNRDFLAFVVTNFFQEFHRTFLSNFFAIFCDQLIANGAISPFVRSVFYGTHGTLAQLLTILGTPVVRRFGYFRLIRTSQVLSMVLGLAFLILGPINHWCIMAFLLIDYCLANSVYGLFNLPLSDIADKDLVRYGRRHPVTSMVFGSNALVVKPAISLSPMFVVWMLNKYGYEQLNKDSLGPAETASLHHIMFLLLCMYPLVLGCIQFVAWSFYSIREKKSVDVTLLISGKESL; translated from the exons ATGCAACGTTCCGCGCGCTCCATCAACTCCCGTATCTTCGCGCTGGCCGCTCTGAACATGGGGTTCGGTATGATTAGCTCGTCATTCGGATTTTACTATGTAAAGGTTTTCCTGAATATCTACCATATACAAGAGGGATGGTTTCAGGTTGCCCAGACGTTGTTTCTCATTTGGAACGCTATCAATGACCCGTTGTTTGCCTACCTTCAGGACAGTACAAACTTCCGGTTCACAAAGACACGGCGGGAAAGTGTGTTGTACGCCGCACCGCTCTTTGCTCTGTCTTATCTTGTGCCGTGGTTCTCCTGGGGAGACCCGGTCACTATGGCTCCCTGGGTGACGGGCATGCACCTGATCGTGGCCCTCTGCTTCTGGGACACAATGTTCACGTATGTCGGCCTGGCCGCCTGCTGCCTTTTTACCGAGATATCCAAGGATGAGAACGAGAGACTGCGAATGGTGAAGTACGGCCAGATCGGAAGTGTGCTGGGTTCGTCCAGTATCCTCATTCTCCAGTACATGTCTGACCAGCTAGAGAACTTTCAGGCTTTTCAGAATACCTGCATCGTGATAGCGATTATAAGTTGTTTGCTGATGCGATATTGTGGTAAACACGCCCACACTGCTCAAGATATCGAGCACCAAGACCAAGTTCAGAAAGGGAACACACCTGAATTGAAATCACAGGAGTTTTCATACTTTATGTTATCGAAGCAAATCATGTTAAACAGGGACTTTCTGGCATTTGTGGTGACGAACTTTTTCCAAGAATTTCACCGTACATTCCTATCGAACTTCTTCGCCATATTCTGCGACCAACTCATTGCTAATGGTGCCATTTCACCGTTTGTCCGCAGTGTCTTCTATGGGACGCACGGAACGTTGGCGCAg CTGTTGACGATACTGGGTACGCCGGTTGTGAGGCGGTTTGGGTACTTCCGGCTGATCCGGACAAGCCAGGTGTTGAGTATGGTGCTGGGCCTCGCCTTCCTCATCCTGGGGCCCATCAACCACTGGTGTATCATGGCGTTCTTGCTCATTGATTA TTGCCTGGCGAACAGTGTGTACGGACTATTCAACCTCCCCCTCTCAGACATCGCCGACAAAGATCTCGTGCGCTACGGACGCAG ACACCCAGTGACGTCAATGGTATTTGGCAGCAACGCGCTCGTGGTGAAGCCCGCCATTTCTCTATCGCCGATGTTTGTCGTCTGGATGCTGAACAAGTACGGCTACGAACAGCTGAACAAGGACTCGCTGGGACCAGCGGAGACGGCGTCCCTGCACCATATCATGTTCCTGCTGCTGTGTATGTATCCGCTCGTGCTCGGGTGTATCCAGTTCGTGGCCTGGTCATTCTATTCCATCAGGGAGAAGAAATCTGTTGATGTGACTCTGCTGATAAGTGGGAAAGAGTCTCTGTGA